The DNA sequence CGGCCCGCCCGCACGCCGCGGTCCACGTCGGTCCGCAGGCGTTCGGGCTCGGGCCGCCCACGGCCCGCGGCGGGGCGGCGCCGTCCGGGACGGGGGCGGGATGGTGACCGGCGGGCTGGGTCTGTCCGGGCTGCTCGCGCACCCCGACTGGGCCGCGGTGCGCTCGCTGGGCGGTCCCGTCCCGGACGGTGCCACGGTCGAGCGGGTGGTCACCGTCGCCGACCTGCACGCCGACCCGGGTGAGGTGCGGGCGGCGTTGCTGACGGTCGCGGTGTCCGCGCCCCGCGAGGACTGGCACCTGGACGTGCTGCTGCGCCGCGCCGTCGCGGCCGGGGCCGTTGCGGTACTGCTCGCCGGGGACGCCCCGTTGCACCCGGCGTGCCGGCTGCTCGCCGCGCGGATGGGGCTGCCGGTGCTCGGCGCACCGGACGCGCTGGCCGCCGCGCTGACCGCGACCCGGCTGCTGCAGGAACCCGACCAGGTGGTCGCGGCACTCGTCGGTCGGACGGCGGCGGTGTGCGGGGTCCCGCACGGCGGCGTCGACGACCTCGTCGCGGACCTGGCCCGGACCTGGCGGCGGCCGGTGTGGCTGCTCGACCCGGGCGGCTCGGTCGTCGCGGGCGCGGACCCGGCGGACCCGGCGGGCCCCGCGCCCCCGCCGCCCGCCGTCGGGTCGGCACTGCTGGAGGTGGCGTTCGGTCCGGGCCAGCCGGACGGCCGCCTGGCCGTCACCGAGCCGGAGGGGGTGCCCGCCGAGACCGCGGCGCTGCGGGCGGCGCTGGCCGTCGCCGCGAACTCGGTCCGTCAGCGGCTCGCCGAGCAGCGGCTCACCGTGGAGCGCGACGCGCGGCTGCGGACGGCGCTGCTCGCCGAGATCCTGCAGGCCGGGGACCCGCTCCCCGCCGGGCTGCGGCGCCGGGCGCTCGACGCGGGCTGGTCGCTCGACGGCTGGCACGCGGGCCTGCGGATCGACGTGCCGTCCTCGGTGGACGTAGTCGCGGCCCGGGAGCAGGTGCTGCGGGCGGTGGAGACGGCGCGGCTGCGGGCGGTCGTCGTCGAACAGGGGCCGGGGTGGAACGCCTGGACGACGTTCGACCACGAGCCCGTCGCCGGCGAGCTGCAGCAGCACGCAACGGCCGCGCGGCGCACCCAGTGGCTGCTGCGGGAGTCCCTGCCGACCTCGACCGGGGTGGGACGGGTGCACCGCGGGGCGGGCGGGCTGGCCCGGACCCTCGGCGAGGCCGGGGACGCGGCCCGGCTCGCGGCCGAACGCACGACCAGCGGCCGGTTCGTCCACGTCGACCGGCTCGGCCTGGGGGCGCTGCTGCTGGCCTGGACCCGCACCGACACCTTCCTGCCCGCCGCCAGGTCGATGCTGGAACCCCTGCAGGGCAGGCCCGGGGACCTGCTGACGACGCTGACCGCCTACCTGGACGCGGAGTCGTCGCTGACCGAGACCGCGGCGGTGCTCGGGGTGCACCGCAACACCGTCGCGACCCGGATCGAACGGGTGCGCCACGTGCTCGGCGTCGACCTCGCCGACCCGGACGAGCGCCTCGCCCTGCACCTGGCGTGCCGCAGCGTGCTGTTCCACAGCTGAACGCGGCTACGGCCGGAGGATGCGGCACCCCGCGGCGGGGGGGCGGTCACTCGTCGGCGCGGCGGGCGAAGCGGAACGGCCGGTCAACCCACTCGGCGTCGACCGGCCGCGGGTCGAACTCCCCGGCCAGGACCGCGCGGGCCGCGAGCAGCCCGGCGCAGGACACCGCGTTCACGATCTCCCCGGAGAACACCATCCCGAGCGCCTCGGCGATCGGGATCCAGCGCAGCTCCAGGTCGGCCTCCTCGTCGTCGCCCAGGTCGGGGCGGGGCTTCTCGACGAGGTCGCGCGCCAGGAAGATGCGGACCGACTCGTCGGAGAACCCGGGCGAGGGCACGACGTCGAGCAGCACCGACCAGTCGCGCGCCGACAGCCCGGCCTCCTCGGTCAGCTCCCGGTCGGCGGTGACCGCGGGGTCCTCCCCCGCCACGTCGAGCAGGCCCGCGGGGAGCTCCCACAGCCGTCGCCGGACGGCGTGGCGGTACTGGTGCAGCATCCGGACCCGCCCGGACCCGTCGACCGCGACGACGGCGACCGCGCCCGGGTGCTCCAGGATCTCGCGGGTCGCGACCCGGCCGCCGGGCATGCCGACGCGGTCGGACCGCAGCGCCATGACACGGCCGGAGTAGATGTCGGTGGCCGAGCGGACCGGGAAGTCGTGCTCACCGGGGCGGGTCACCGGGCCACCGCCCGGCGGGTGCGCAGTTCGATCACCCGTCGGACAGTAGTCGCCGGGCCCCGCCCGAGCGGGCGAGCGGGCCGTACGGGCCGCGCCCCGCGCCCGGCGGCAGGGCACCCGACCAGCAGACCGGACCGCAGCACCGAGGGCGGCCCGGTCCGGTCGGGGTCAGCGGACGGGGGTGCTCTCGGCCGGGGCCACGCCGTTGCCGCCCGCGCCGACGGCGACGTCGTCGCCCTCGACCGTCTCGGCGTCGTCGGCGTCGGCGTTGTCCCGGCCGGGCAGGTGCACCGGCAGCCGGTCCTCGGCCCGGTAGCGCAGCGCCGCCTTCACGAACGCCGCGAACAGCGGATGCGGCCGGGTCGGCCGGCTCTTGAGCTCCGGGTGCGCCTGGGTCCCGACGAAGAACGGGTGCTGCGACGACGGCAGCTCCACGAACTCCACCAACGTGCCGTCCGGGGAGGTCCCGAACACCAGGCCCGCCTCGGTGAGCTGCTGCCGGTAGGCGTTGTTGACCTCGAAGCGGTGCCGGTGCCGCTCGGAGATCTCGCGCGTCCCGTAGGCCTTCGCCGCGACCGAGCCGGGCTGCAGCACCGCCGGGTAGGCGCCCAGGCGCATGGTGCCGCCCATGTCCCGCTCACCCGCGACGACGTCGCGCTGGGTCGCCATCGTCGAGATGACCGGGTGTGCGGTCTCCGGGTCGAACTCGGTCGAGCTGGCACCCTCCAGGCCGGCGACGGTGCGCGCGGTCTCGATGACCATGCACTGCAGGCCCAGGCACAGCCCCAGGGTGGGGATGCGCCGGGTGCGGGCGTGGGTGATCGCGCCGAGCTTGCCCTCGATGCCGCGGATGCCGAAGCCGCCGGGGATGAGCACCCCGTCGACGCCGTCGAGCGCCTCGGCCGCGCCGGCCGGGGTCTCGCACGAGTCCGACGGCACCCAGCGGACCGCGACCTTGGCATGGTGGGCGAAGCCCCCGGCCCGCAGCGCCTCGGTGACCGAGAGGTAGGCGTCGGGCAGGTCCACGTACTTGCCGACCAGCGCGATCGTCGCAGTCTCCCGCGGGTGGTGGACGCGGTCGAGCAGGTCGCCCCACACGGTCCAGTCCACGTCGCGGAAGGGCAGCCCGAGCCGGCGCACAACGTAGGCGTCGAGGCCCTCACCGTGCAGCACCTTCGGGATGTCGTAGATCGACGGGGCGTCCGGGCACGCGGCGACGCCGTCGAGCTCGATGTCGCACATCAGCGAGATCTTGCGCTTCATGCCCTCGGGGATGTCCCGGTCGGCGCGCAGGACCACCGCGTCGGGCTGGATGCCGATGTTGCGCAGCGCCGCGACGGAGTGCTGGGTCGGCTTGGTCTTCAGCTCGCCCGACGGCGCCAGGTACGGCACCAGCGACACGTGCAGGAAGAAGCAGTTGTCCCGGCCGACCTCGTGGCGGACCTGCCGGGCGGCCTCGACGAACGGCAGCGACTCGATGTCGCCGATGGTGCCGCCGACCTCGGTGATGACCACGTCGGGGGCCACGCCCTCGGCGTCGGGCTCGGCCATCGCGAGGACGCGGTCCTTGATCTCGTTGGTGATGTGCGGGATGACCTGGACGGTGTCGCCGAGGTACTCGCCGCGGCGCTCCTTGGCGATGACCTCGGAGTAGACCTGGCCGGTGGTCACGTTGGCCCGCCCGGCGAGGTCGCGGTCCAGGAACCGCTCGTAGTGGCCGACGTCGAGGTCGGTCTCGGCGCCGTCCTCGGTGACGAACACCTCGCCGTGCTGGAACGGGTTCATCGTCCCGGGATCGACGTTGAGGTACGGATCGAGCTTCTGCATGGTGACGCGAAGCCCGCGCGCGGTGAGCAACTGACCGAGACTGGAGGCGGTCAGGCCCTTACCCAGCGAGGACGCGACCCCACCGGTGACGAAGAGATGACGGGTGGCGCGAGTCTGCACGGAGCTTCAGCCTACCGATCGGTCAAGGGGCGGCGGGAACCGGCCCCGCCGTTCCGGCCCCGGAACCGTAGCGGCCGGTGCCCCCTGCCTGTCGTTCGGCGAGTGCGAGCACGGTCGCGACCCGCCCGGCCCCGGTGCCGACGCCGTCGACGGTGGCGAGCCGGCCCACCGGCCCTGCCCCGGCCGCCCGGGCGGCGGCGACGGCTGACCCCTCCGCGGCGTCCCGCCCGGCCAGCACGGCTCCCGCACCCCGACGGTCGAGCTCGGCGGCCAGTGCCGCGGCGGTGCCGGCCGAGGCGTCGGCGTCCACCCCGGAGTACGCCGCCCCGGTCACGACGACGGCGAGTCTCCCGGCCGCGGGGCTGCCCTGCGGGGCCTCGGCGAAGCCGCCGCCGGCGAGCCCGGCGAGGACCGTGCCGGCCGCGTCCGGGGCGGGTGCGGGGCCGTCGGGCGGGGTCAGCAGCGCGGAGCCGAGCAGGCCCCCGGCGAGCGCACCGGCGTCGGTGGCGGTGGGGAGCTGCGCCCCCGACGGCAGCAGCCGCGCGGACAGGTCGCGCAGCTGGTCGGCGCGGGCCGGGTCGGTGACGGCCGGGGTGAGCACGACCTCCCCCGCGACGCTGCCCCCCGCGGTGACGACGAGCTCGGCGACCGCGCGCGTGTCGGCCGGGTCGGCACCGAGCGAGACGACGGTCACCGGCACCCCGGTGAGCTTCCCGCGCACCAGGTCCGGTCCGACGCGGCCGGCGAACTCGTCGCTGGCGTGCAGCTGCGCGGCCAGGGCGTCGCGTTCGGCGCTCAGCCGGGCGGTCTCTCCCGTGTCCGCCCCCGAGGCCGCGACGTCGGCGATGCGCTGCGGCAGCCCGACGACGGCGAGGGCGAACCCGGCCGCGAGGGCCAGCACGAACACCGCGACCAGGGCGATGCGGTGGTGGCGCCGCGAGATCACGCCGGGAACCATCCGGCGACCAGGGCCCGCACGCTCTCCAGCACCCCGCGCAGCCACTCCAGCACCGCCGGACCGCCGCCGGACACGAGCACCGCGACGACGACCGCGACCACGGCGGCCGCGACGAGCAGCAGCAGCGGCGCGAACGAGGTCCGGCTCCGGTACATCTGCGCGATCATCGCGCCGTCGACGACACTGCCCCCCGCCTGGAGCCGGGTCAGGAAGGTGGAGGCGTTGCTGCCGGAGCGTCCGCGGTCGAGGAACTCCCCCATCGACGCGGACAGCCCGACCGTGACGATCGTCGAGGCGCCGCGGTGGTGGGCCAGCAGCAGCGCCAGGTCCTCGGGGTTGGCCATCGACGGGAAGGTGACGGCGCTGGCGCCCAGGTCCTGCACGCGGTGCAGCCCCGGGGCGTGCCCGTCGGGGAAGGCCGGGACGACGACGTCGGCGCCGCTGGTCAGTGCCTGGTTCGACACCTCGGAGGGGTCGGCGACGATGAGGTCGGGGCGGTGGCGCGCGCCCAGCAGCGCGTCCGCCCCGGCCCCGACGCCGATGAGCACCGGCCGGTACTCCTTGATGTAGGCCTTGAGCTGCTTGAGCACGGCGAGGTGCTCGAACCCGGCGGCGACGACGAGCACCGGCCGTCCGTCGAGGGCGACGTCGACCTCCGGGACGCCGTGCCCGTCGAGCAGCAGCGAACGCTCCCGGCGCATGAACTCGATGGTGTTCGCGGCGAACGCCTCGAGCTGGTGGGTCAGACCCTGTTTGGCCTCGTCCAGGGCGTCGGCGACGGTGTCCTCGGTCTGCTCGCGGCCCTCGCACAGCGGCTGCTCACCGGAGTAGAGGACGCCGTCGTGCAGCCGCACCCGGATGCCGTCCTTGACGGCGCGGAGGGTGTCGGGACCGCAGTCGTCGACGAGCGGGACACCCGCCTCGACGAGCACCTGCGGGCCGAGGTTCGGGAACCGGCCGGAGATCGACGGCGCGGCGTTGACGACGGCGGCGACCCGGGCGGCGACGAGCGCGTCCGCGGTCGCCCGGTCCAGGTCGACCTGGTCGATCACGGCGATGTCGCCGGGCCGCAGGCGCCGGAGCAGCGACTCGATGCGGCGGTCGGCGCGTGCCGGGCCGGTCAGGCCCGGCAGCTCCGGTCGGGAACGGTGCAGCAGGCCGGACAGCTTCATGTCGCGCACTGTGACAGGTGGGGCGCCCGTGACCACGGAGGCACGCCGCGTGAGACTGTGACGTCACTGGCCCGGACCATCCCCCGCGCCGCCGGCCGGCGGCAATCGGAGCAACGGCCTGCTCACCCGCAGCGACGGCACGCTGGCCGGGTATCTCACACTGGCCACCCGGCCCGGCCGCTCACCCTGGCCGTCCGGCCTTGTCGATCTGCTCGGCCGTCCGGCACTGTTGATCAGCTCGGCCGTTCGCCCCGGCCGCTCAGCCCGATCGCTCGCCCGGCCAGTCAGCCAGCCCGGGCGACCCGGCGACGCCGCGGCGACGCCGCAGGACGGGTCGCCGCGCCGTCCGAGCCGGTTCCCCGGGTGTCGGTGCCGCAGGAATCGCTGCCGCGCGGCCCGGGGACCGTCCCCTCCGCCTGCGCGGTGGCGAACTCGGTCTCCGCGTCCCGCGGGGGCCGGCCGCGCCGGGACTGCGCGCGCCGCGACCGGACCTCGGCGAGATCCGCGGGGCGTGCCGCCGCGCGGTCGGCCTCACGGTGCGCGGTCGCGGCGCTGAGCAGCTCCTCGGCGTGCGCGCGGCCGGTGTCGGTGTCGTCCATCCCGGCCAGCATCCGTGCCAGCTCCCCGGTGCGCTCCTGTTCGGTGAGCCGCCGCACGCTGGAGCGGGTGACCCCCGCCCCCGACGCCTTCTGCACCACGAGGTGCCGGTCGGCGTACGCCGCGACCTGCGGCAGGTGCGTGACGACGATGACCTGGTGCCGCGAGGCCAGCTGCGCGAGCCGGCGGCCGATCTCCACCGCTGCCCGGCCGCCGACGCCGGCATCGACCTCGTCGAACACCATGGTCGGCACCGGGTCGGCTCCGGCGAGCGCGACCTCCAGGGCCAGCATGACGCGGGACAGCTCACCGCCGGAGGCCCCCTTGTGCAGGGGCTGGGCCACCGCGCCGGCGTGCGGGACGAGCCGGATCTCGACCTCGTCGACACCGCTCGCCCCGGCCTGGCAGCGCCGCCCGCCGACCTCGAGCACCGGCCCGGTGTCGGCGGCGGGCCGCGGCTGCACGCCAACCTGCAGCGTCGCGTCCTTCATGGCGAGACCGGCGAGCTCTGCCGTGGTGGCCTCGGCCAGCCGGGACGCCGCGGCGGTGCGCGCCGCGGTGACCGCGGCGGCGTGCCCGGCCAGCTCACCGGCGAGTGCGTCACGGCGGGCCGACAGCTCGGCCAGCGCCTCGTCGGAGGTGTCGAGCCCGGACAGCCGTTCGCGGGCGGTGGCCGCCCAGGCGAGCACGCCGTCGGTGTCCGCGGCGTACTTGCGGGTGAGCGCCTTGAGCTCCGCCTGGCGGGTCAGGACGCGGGACAGCAGCTCAGGGTCGGCGTCGAGCCGGTCGAGGTAGCCGGACAGCTCGGCCGCGACGTCGGCGAGCACCGCGACGGCCTCGGTCAGACGCGGCCCGAGCTCCTCGAGCGCGGGGTCACCACTGCCCTCGACGAGCCCCTTGGCGTGCCCGGCGAGCCCGACGGCACCGGGGGCCTCGCCGTCGTCCGTCCCGGACAGTGCGAGGTGTGCGCTCTCGGCGGCGGCCCGCAGGTCGTCGGCCTCGGCCATCCGGCGGGCCTGTCCGACGAGCTCGCGGTCCTCCCCGGGCTGTGGGTCGACGGCCTCGATCTCGGCGAGCCCGTGCCGCAGCAGGTCCGCCTCCTGCGCGAGCCGGCGCGCGTTGTCCCGCCGCTCCGCGAGCTCGGTGACCACCTGGAGCCACTCGGTGCGGACCGCCCGGTAGGCGGCCAGCGGGACCGCGACCGGATCCCCGGCGAAGCGGTCGAGCAGGGCACGCTGGTCGGAGCCGCGCAGCAGCCGCAGCTGGTCGTTCTGCCCGTGCACGGCGAGCTGGGTCTCGGCGAGCCTGCCCAGCACCCCGTTGGGCACCGACCGCCCGCCCAGGTGGGCACGGGAGCGCCCGTCGGCCGACACGGTGCGGGCGGCGATCAGCGACCCGTCGTCGTCGGCCTCGGCTCCCACCTCCTCGGCCAGCTCCAGGGCACCCGGCGAGGCCGCGAACCGGCCCTCGACGACGGCCCGCTTCGCCCCGGCCGACACCCGCGAGGACTCCGCGCGGCCACCGCCGAGGAGGTTCAGCCCGGTCACGACCATGGTCTTCCCGGCGCCGGTCTCGCCGGTCAGTACGGTCAGGCCCGGGTCGAGCTCCAGGGTCGCGTCGTCGATCACGCCGAGGCCCTGGATCCGCATCTCGGACAACATGCGTGGGACCATACGTTCGAACACCGACAGCGTTCGAGCCTCGACACGCAGCCAGCACCGAACGGATGTTCCCGTGCGCCGAACGGTCGATCAGGCGTTCGAATCCGGCGGTGGGTTCCGGACCCCGCGCCAGCCCCGGACGGGCAGGTCGAACTTGCGGACGAGCCGGTCGGCGAAGGGCTGCGCGGCCAGGCGCACCATGCGCACCGGCTCCGACGCGCGGCGCAGCTCCACCCGGGCCCCGGGCGGCACGGCGACGGTGCGGCGGCCGTCGCAGTCCAGCACGGCGGACGGGCCGTCGGCGGACACCTCGATGGCGACGGTGCTCTCCGGCGCGATCACCATCGGCCGGGCGAACAGGGCGTGTGCGTTGCTGGGGACCACCAGCAGTGCCTGCACCTGCG is a window from the Pseudonocardia sp. HH130629-09 genome containing:
- a CDS encoding PucR family transcriptional regulator, whose amino-acid sequence is MVTGGLGLSGLLAHPDWAAVRSLGGPVPDGATVERVVTVADLHADPGEVRAALLTVAVSAPREDWHLDVLLRRAVAAGAVAVLLAGDAPLHPACRLLAARMGLPVLGAPDALAAALTATRLLQEPDQVVAALVGRTAAVCGVPHGGVDDLVADLARTWRRPVWLLDPGGSVVAGADPADPAGPAPPPPAVGSALLEVAFGPGQPDGRLAVTEPEGVPAETAALRAALAVAANSVRQRLAEQRLTVERDARLRTALLAEILQAGDPLPAGLRRRALDAGWSLDGWHAGLRIDVPSSVDVVAAREQVLRAVETARLRAVVVEQGPGWNAWTTFDHEPVAGELQQHATAARRTQWLLRESLPTSTGVGRVHRGAGGLARTLGEAGDAARLAAERTTSGRFVHVDRLGLGALLLAWTRTDTFLPAARSMLEPLQGRPGDLLTTLTAYLDAESSLTETAAVLGVHRNTVATRIERVRHVLGVDLADPDERLALHLACRSVLFHS
- a CDS encoding NUDIX domain-containing protein, with translation MTRPGEHDFPVRSATDIYSGRVMALRSDRVGMPGGRVATREILEHPGAVAVVAVDGSGRVRMLHQYRHAVRRRLWELPAGLLDVAGEDPAVTADRELTEEAGLSARDWSVLLDVVPSPGFSDESVRIFLARDLVEKPRPDLGDDEEADLELRWIPIAEALGMVFSGEIVNAVSCAGLLAARAVLAGEFDPRPVDAEWVDRPFRFARRADE
- a CDS encoding CTP synthase codes for the protein MQTRATRHLFVTGGVASSLGKGLTASSLGQLLTARGLRVTMQKLDPYLNVDPGTMNPFQHGEVFVTEDGAETDLDVGHYERFLDRDLAGRANVTTGQVYSEVIAKERRGEYLGDTVQVIPHITNEIKDRVLAMAEPDAEGVAPDVVITEVGGTIGDIESLPFVEAARQVRHEVGRDNCFFLHVSLVPYLAPSGELKTKPTQHSVAALRNIGIQPDAVVLRADRDIPEGMKRKISLMCDIELDGVAACPDAPSIYDIPKVLHGEGLDAYVVRRLGLPFRDVDWTVWGDLLDRVHHPRETATIALVGKYVDLPDAYLSVTEALRAGGFAHHAKVAVRWVPSDSCETPAGAAEALDGVDGVLIPGGFGIRGIEGKLGAITHARTRRIPTLGLCLGLQCMVIETARTVAGLEGASSTEFDPETAHPVISTMATQRDVVAGERDMGGTMRLGAYPAVLQPGSVAAKAYGTREISERHRHRFEVNNAYRQQLTEAGLVFGTSPDGTLVEFVELPSSQHPFFVGTQAHPELKSRPTRPHPLFAAFVKAALRYRAEDRLPVHLPGRDNADADDAETVEGDDVAVGAGGNGVAPAESTPVR
- a CDS encoding copper transporter, coding for MISRRHHRIALVAVFVLALAAGFALAVVGLPQRIADVAASGADTGETARLSAERDALAAQLHASDEFAGRVGPDLVRGKLTGVPVTVVSLGADPADTRAVAELVVTAGGSVAGEVVLTPAVTDPARADQLRDLSARLLPSGAQLPTATDAGALAGGLLGSALLTPPDGPAPAPDAAGTVLAGLAGGGFAEAPQGSPAAGRLAVVVTGAAYSGVDADASAGTAAALAAELDRRGAGAVLAGRDAAEGSAVAAARAAGAGPVGRLATVDGVGTGAGRVATVLALAERQAGGTGRYGSGAGTAGPVPAAP
- the steA gene encoding putative cytokinetic ring protein SteA → MKLSGLLHRSRPELPGLTGPARADRRIESLLRRLRPGDIAVIDQVDLDRATADALVAARVAAVVNAAPSISGRFPNLGPQVLVEAGVPLVDDCGPDTLRAVKDGIRVRLHDGVLYSGEQPLCEGREQTEDTVADALDEAKQGLTHQLEAFAANTIEFMRRERSLLLDGHGVPEVDVALDGRPVLVVAAGFEHLAVLKQLKAYIKEYRPVLIGVGAGADALLGARHRPDLIVADPSEVSNQALTSGADVVVPAFPDGHAPGLHRVQDLGASAVTFPSMANPEDLALLLAHHRGASTIVTVGLSASMGEFLDRGRSGSNASTFLTRLQAGGSVVDGAMIAQMYRSRTSFAPLLLLVAAAVVAVVVAVLVSGGGPAVLEWLRGVLESVRALVAGWFPA
- the recN gene encoding DNA repair protein RecN — its product is MLSEMRIQGLGVIDDATLELDPGLTVLTGETGAGKTMVVTGLNLLGGGRAESSRVSAGAKRAVVEGRFAASPGALELAEEVGAEADDDGSLIAARTVSADGRSRAHLGGRSVPNGVLGRLAETQLAVHGQNDQLRLLRGSDQRALLDRFAGDPVAVPLAAYRAVRTEWLQVVTELAERRDNARRLAQEADLLRHGLAEIEAVDPQPGEDRELVGQARRMAEADDLRAAAESAHLALSGTDDGEAPGAVGLAGHAKGLVEGSGDPALEELGPRLTEAVAVLADVAAELSGYLDRLDADPELLSRVLTRQAELKALTRKYAADTDGVLAWAATARERLSGLDTSDEALAELSARRDALAGELAGHAAAVTAARTAAASRLAEATTAELAGLAMKDATLQVGVQPRPAADTGPVLEVGGRRCQAGASGVDEVEIRLVPHAGAVAQPLHKGASGGELSRVMLALEVALAGADPVPTMVFDEVDAGVGGRAAVEIGRRLAQLASRHQVIVVTHLPQVAAYADRHLVVQKASGAGVTRSSVRRLTEQERTGELARMLAGMDDTDTGRAHAEELLSAATAHREADRAAARPADLAEVRSRRAQSRRGRPPRDAETEFATAQAEGTVPGPRGSDSCGTDTRGTGSDGAATRPAASPRRRRVARAG